In the genome of Ctenopharyngodon idella isolate HZGC_01 chromosome 16, HZGC01, whole genome shotgun sequence, the window GGACAACAGTCATTACTCAGAAGCATTTGACAGCTGAACCATAACACTGAAAACAATCAAATTTTCCAGAGAGCCatgtaataaataaagataCTAAAAGATTTtagtaatacatttaatttattttttataaaataccaCTTAATACGCCAAAGCGTTATGTATCTCTAACTACTTCCTGTAACCAATCAGTGAAGTACACATCCTGAAGTACAAATTCTTTTGAATAACTGGTTCTCAGTTCCCAGGCATACAAGGAAATAGTTTTTAATTGCTTTATGCTGACTCATTTTGTGCATTCTCATCTCCCTTTTTTGTAGTTCAGCATCGTACCTGCACATGTCCTGGCTGCCCTCTTTCCTCATCTTCTTCTAGTTCCTCAATCCAGACCCTGAAACCCAGAACCAGCCCGGCCTCACAGATCCAACCACCTTCGCCCCTACAATCCACCCCATCAGAGCAGGCCAAAGAGCCCAGCCCTGTCCCAGTCAGCCTGGGTTTGTGTCTAGGTTTGGGTCTCTCTCTGGAAGAGGAAAACAGAGAGCCCAGCAGCACATCTGGTCACCCCCAGCAGGAGGACAAAGGCACTAGCACACACAGCCCAATCCCTCAGGCAAATCCTGAGTCCCCAGGTGCCCCACCTGTTCAGGCCTTTGCATGTCTATGCTGCCATCGTGGTTTGCAAACCTGTAGCCAACTTCTACGCCAACAAAAAGACCCAGAGGCACACGTTGCCCACCATCACTAccatcaccaccaccatcacTGCCCGCTCACCTCCTGCACATCATGTACGCTCCCCTCCTTCCCTTGCCTGTCCTGTCAGCGCACCTTCCCCACTTGCGCCGAGCTCCTGCGGCATCAGCAGGGCCACGCTCAGCAGGAGGGCCTGCAGCAGCTCCCATGCATGCACTGCAATGCCTCTTTTCCCCGGCCGTCGCAACTACTGCAGCACCAGCGAACACAGCACGCATCCAAAACGGGCGGCTTCCTGTGCGCCGAGTGTGGGCGAGCGTTCAACTCACACAGCAATCTGCGCATTCACCTCAACGTGCACACTGGCGCCCGACCGTATAGCTGCACCGACTGCGGCAAGAGTTTCAGCCAGTCTGGAGCACTTAAGATTCATCGccgaattcacactggagagaggccGTACACCTGTTCTTATTGCGGGAGGGGTTTCCCTCACCTGGCTGGGGTAAGAGCGCATCAGCGAATTCACACGGGAGAGAAACCATACCGCTGCGGTCAGTGTGGAAAGTGCTTTACTCAGTCTGGGGCTCTGAAGATCCACACTCGCATACACACCGGCGAGAGGCCTTTCGTGTGCGGCCTCTGTGGAAAGAGCTTTTCAAACCGTTCCGGCATCCGCTTTCATCACCGCACGGTTCACGGGATCGTGACGGAGCCCAACTCTGTGGGCAGGCCTAGTCTGGCTGCTTCTGCGTCATCCACAATTTCAGAATTCCAGAGAATTCAAGCCTCCAGTCTCAACCAGATTCATCTCCGGCAAATGGAAGGGAAGAGTCCACCCAGTAAAGAGCAGTTAAGTGGGGATGGGGACAAAGCAGCCCTTCCGTATGCCTGCGAGGACTGCGGACAGCGCTTTCCAGATGCTCCGTCTAGAAACAGACACCAGACATTGCAACACTACTCTtcggaagagagagagaaggaagagATCAGCTCAGATAAAACTAAAGATTAGACAACAACAGCGAACATTACTGACTCTTTGTATTTCAAAAGAGAGGGAAGAAAAGGGcaactttaataaataatgtattaagtCAGGTATTGAGCCTGAAACATAAACAAGGCCAAGAGCTGATGTCAGCCTCCTCACACTGACTATCcacttgttaagtcgtgacacAAGAAATACTGTTTCTTGGTCCAAGGAATTATATGTTTCAATTGAGAATACCATCTCAACAGCCGTTTATGAGcactatttattcatatcacACATTTAAGCtaagtttttaaaaacttgtggTGTACACTACTATCTCTGGGCACACAGCGTCTCAGGCACCAACATTTTAACAGttcataaaagatgaatcactgtctggccatctgagATTtcggtatggagataaaggttaggATTGTGATTGTTCAGTAGTCTGACAGCACACTATAAGTTAGCACTGTTTGTTGTTTGCTTTTGCCATTTCATGAGCATTTGGACCCAGAAATGGTGATGCGTGATGTCAGATTTAACAAGTGAAATCTTGTTTTGGATTCTTTTTCTTGTTATTTGTGCCTCTAAAAAGCTAAATTGAGACAAACTGTATTGTGAAATGGCACCTTAAACTTTAAATCAGTAGCTTTGCCTATCAGCATAAAGgtatttacttttaattatttacgTATACATTACAAAACCTGGGGCCAGTTGCGTTAACATAGCCATTATGTTAAGACAGTGTCTTTAAGATGACACACTAGCAGTTTGTCAAGGGGgagtcagttttagtttttgacATCAAATTAGGCCAATCTACTTCTAAAGCTAGGTTTACAACTGACAAGCGACCAATCGTAAGTCTCCATGTCAATAAAACCGTTCAACCAGCTTGATTCTCCTGTCCTGAGTACGGATTGTAATCGTACTGTATCAAACTGTTTGAAATGCTACTTGTACCACTACTGGTACCACTTACAACCATTCGGCATGATAGTggaaaagtgttttattttatgttttagcaCTTTGTATGCATGTGTAAGAATTTTGTAGtttttcaaggttttttttcttccttttaatatttctgtttagtgttcaaactTCTTATACTCTTTTGATGATGAACTGGATTGTTAAGAAAATGTTCTGATTGGATAATTTCTTAGGTTTTAACATAAGGGAAAATGTAGGCCTGAAATAGACAGAGCAAGTTGGCTGAAGTAATAGTGCCTTTTTTAATGGGAATCTTGCAAAGCACATGCAAACCAAGACAAATATTTAGATTCTGGTCATAGCAGTCCAAAATCAAATATGGCCATCTATTGCTACAACTGTTCTATAAATatggttttaaattaaatgaagcTCTTGCCATATTTAAAAGCATTTCAACTTGTAGTGTGAGGATTAATATTATGACATCATTAGGACATGTGATGTACCTGCCAGGTGTTGCTTATTGTATATGTGCAGGGACTGATAATACACAAGGCTGCCATTTTCACAGTTGGTCAAAGGTTTGTTGTTAAAGATATACGTACCTCTGTATTATTGCTCAAAATTAAAGTTTGGCAAAACTGTAATGGGAAAAGTATTGTCCATTATTGTTGTGTCAATTTTGTATCTTTAGCATTACACCGTTGGTATGTGAACCCTCCTTATGTGGTGTTGTGAAAGTGGTTGGCCAGTTATAAAGGTCAATGATTGTAACTCAGAACATCAGACACTTTTCTGACATCTGTCAGTTCAGCTCATGTCTACATGTCCATTGTgtacacaacaaaaataaatgttgatgGACCTTATTTGAGGTTGaaatttgtgaaattttatgaaaatatatgaaatttaaCTGTGATAATAGTGATATCAGAAGGGTTTACTGATGTATTCTGTTTTGTTGATTAACTTTTAACTAACATACATCTTTCAGACCAGAACCCTTAAACCATGTCTTGGTATGATGGCTTCATATTGTCAATATGAGACATGAAGCTTTGTCTACAACAAACAAATTGGTTACATATACAGTTCAAAACTAGAATTGTGGTCGCTTGCTCTTCTTGAAGACGTCACCGTTGCTGAGTCACCTACAGTCACCTGAAATTACTGTAAGGTCAATGAACTTTAGACTAGGGAATTTCCATTGTGCTCTAGCTACTGTTAAGACCTCTTCTAATTTCCTAggctaattattatttaatagtcTACAATTTAAGTACATTCTAACCtacatgtttattattatttctcttCCCTCCAGTTCAGAGCCATTTATAGGTAAGAGAAGGTAATATACTCGCCCCAGATCTATTTCACCTCGAGTCGCAACAGTAAACATGAACGTGCAGGGAGTGCgtttctttaaaaatgcattttcgcACGtgcagcatttttattttagcctAACATCACCTTTTTCAGtgttatttctaatttattcctgttatatGTTCTAAGAACTTTGCACTGGGTTGTATTTTACTCGTATTCAAACTCTCAAACGTACGAGTTCAGCTTAATGAAAGGAAAGGTAAAGAGAATCTATGAAACTTTTCATAAAAATTACTCAGCAGTAACTGGCATGTGACCCCGGTAATTGTGACATTAACCTTTAAgacttaacttttaaaaaaagaattgaaggatgtcataacaaattCTTACGAAGTATGCTACaataaaccaaactttttttttttgtcagtaaccAAATGAATCGCATTGTCACCTGCCGTAACTTAATCGCATCGTCAAGGCTAATTAGGCCTAATGTGATTTTTATCTCTTTATTATAGATTCACATATCAGACGTTTATCACACAAAAccctaaaaaaaactttaaccgCCAGCTGCCACTGAGGTGCCTTCACACGCACACACCCTATGAACATAGATTATGCTAGATACAAGTGATGCTCAAGCTTGATTTGCATGAGGAGTTTATGCTTTGAGACCATGGCACAATATAACGTTTGtcttttagtatttt includes:
- the si:ch211-79k12.2 gene encoding zinc finger protein 135 isoform X2, which produces MKAMHRTCTCPGCPLSSSSSSSSIQTLKPRTSPASQIQPPSPLQSTPSEQAKEPSPVPVSLGLCLGLGLSLEEENREPSSTSGHPQQEDKGTSTHSPIPQANPESPGAPPVQAFACLCCHRGLQTCSQLLRQQKDPEAHVAHHHYHHHHHHCPLTSCTSCTLPSFPCLSCQRTFPTCAELLRHQQGHAQQEGLQQLPCMHCNASFPRPSQLLQHQRTQHASKTGGFLCAECGRAFNSHSNLRIHLNVHTGARPYSCTDCGKSFSQSGALKIHRRIHTGERPYTCSYCGRGFPHLAGVRAHQRIHTGEKPYRCGQCGKCFTQSGALKIHTRIHTGERPFVCGLCGKSFSNRSGIRFHHRTVHGIVTEPNSVGRPSLAASASSTISEFQRIQASSLNQIHLRQMEGKSPPSKEQLSGDGDKAALPYACEDCGQRFPDAPSRNRHQTLQHYSSEEREKEEISSDKTKD
- the si:ch211-79k12.2 gene encoding zinc finger protein 696 isoform X1, producing MDKDRLAAGACSWLDMHHFIGDLMAASASVSGHPLREQRTEEALSSTWPKVSHPPQSTPSRQSQVKSAVRFGLHSEEREREPIDHESHVQHRTCTCPGCPLSSSSSSSSIQTLKPRTSPASQIQPPSPLQSTPSEQAKEPSPVPVSLGLCLGLGLSLEEENREPSSTSGHPQQEDKGTSTHSPIPQANPESPGAPPVQAFACLCCHRGLQTCSQLLRQQKDPEAHVAHHHYHHHHHHCPLTSCTSCTLPSFPCLSCQRTFPTCAELLRHQQGHAQQEGLQQLPCMHCNASFPRPSQLLQHQRTQHASKTGGFLCAECGRAFNSHSNLRIHLNVHTGARPYSCTDCGKSFSQSGALKIHRRIHTGERPYTCSYCGRGFPHLAGVRAHQRIHTGEKPYRCGQCGKCFTQSGALKIHTRIHTGERPFVCGLCGKSFSNRSGIRFHHRTVHGIVTEPNSVGRPSLAASASSTISEFQRIQASSLNQIHLRQMEGKSPPSKEQLSGDGDKAALPYACEDCGQRFPDAPSRNRHQTLQHYSSEEREKEEISSDKTKD